One Synechococcales cyanobacterium T60_A2020_003 DNA window includes the following coding sequences:
- a CDS encoding phosphorylase, whose product MKRVEIKKPQLIAIPAGPEALKQFLETEKHQPWQTAKTMLLMGLGGSLSPECEIGRGVLIDRVWNLLNPESPECTFCDSILTQTILQRCSSLSVATGVTSDRVITSAQEKRTLGDRYSASVVDMESAVLVQAIPHAQLAVLRVISDDCHHDLPNIEQAIAPDGSLRPVVLALRFLQRPLAAARLVRGSLKGLKTLEALALDLFQSKE is encoded by the coding sequence TTGAAACGGGTTGAGATCAAAAAACCGCAACTGATTGCGATTCCCGCAGGGCCAGAGGCGCTAAAACAGTTTTTGGAAACGGAGAAACATCAACCGTGGCAAACAGCTAAGACGATGCTGCTTATGGGATTGGGGGGCAGTCTCTCGCCTGAATGCGAGATCGGTAGAGGTGTGCTGATCGATCGGGTCTGGAATCTCTTAAATCCTGAGAGCCCTGAATGTACGTTCTGTGACTCTATCCTGACTCAAACGATTCTGCAACGATGTTCTAGCCTCTCAGTGGCTACTGGCGTGACGAGCGATCGCGTCATCACATCTGCGCAAGAGAAGCGAACACTGGGCGATCGCTACAGTGCCAGCGTTGTCGATATGGAGAGTGCGGTTCTCGTTCAGGCAATTCCCCATGCTCAGCTTGCGGTGCTGCGGGTCATTAGCGACGATTGCCACCATGACTTACCCAATATTGAACAGGCGATCGCCCCTGATGGAAGTCTCCGTCCCGTTGTCCTCGCACTGCGCTTTCTCCAACGTCCCCTTGCCGCAGCACGGTTGGTTCGGGGATCTCTAAAAGGACTGAAAACGTTAGAAGCTCTGGCTCTAGATCTCTTTCAGTCCAAGGAATAA
- a CDS encoding MEKHLA domain-containing protein: protein MSLSADQPWQQSRVIQLSQRIYDSFQHWLQRPLIEVTGSSEEIAKALFEAPFALMAHGNEDDPIFKYGNQMALERFGMGWDEFTAMPSRYSAEPMEQEERNQLLKASQEKGFVPNFKVVRVTKTGDRFLIEDGILWNVLDEAGVYCGQAAIYSQWTPL, encoded by the coding sequence ATGTCTCTCTCTGCCGATCAGCCTTGGCAACAGTCGAGGGTTATCCAACTCAGTCAGCGCATTTACGACAGTTTTCAGCATTGGCTTCAGCGTCCACTCATTGAGGTTACGGGATCATCCGAGGAAATTGCCAAGGCGTTATTTGAAGCCCCTTTTGCGTTGATGGCACACGGGAATGAGGATGATCCGATCTTCAAGTACGGAAATCAAATGGCACTGGAACGGTTCGGGATGGGCTGGGACGAGTTTACCGCAATGCCCTCGCGGTATTCAGCAGAACCAATGGAGCAGGAAGAGCGTAATCAACTGCTGAAGGCAAGTCAGGAAAAGGGGTTTGTCCCGAATTTTAAAGTGGTGCGTGTGACAAAGACGGGCGATCGCTTTCTGATCGAAGATGGCATTTTGTGGAATGTGTTGGATGAAGCGGGAGTCTATTGTGGACAAGCGGCGATCTATAGCCAGTGGACACCGTTGTAG